A stretch of DNA from Candidatus Bathyarchaeota archaeon:
CTTCGTTACGAGCTTTCTAGGGCAAAAGAGCGCATAAAACTTGGGAAAATGGACGAACAACCGGGTTTCATGGGGTTAGGAAAATATGAAGTGGACGTTTACTATGAACGGGTCAAGTATCAAATCGGTTTTATTAATGAAAAACTGAAGAAAAAACAAGAAGAACGGCAACTGCATCGCATTCGAAGAAATGACCTAGGTTTTTCCATTATTTCGTTGGCAGGTTATACTAATGCAGGTAAAAGTTCGTTGTTTAATTTGCTAACAGAAGAAACTGTTGAAGTCGACAATGCTTTGTTTACTACTTTATCTACTACCACGCGGGCGGTGGAGTTTTCTAAAAGAAAAGTTTTGTTAACTGACACTGTTGGATTTATCGATCGGTTGCCTTTGAAGTTAGTTAAGGCTTTTCATTCAACTCTTGAAGAAATGGTCTTTTCGGACATAATAATTCTTGTTTTGGACATGAGTGAATCTCCAGAAACCATTGAAAAAAAACTGTCTTGTAGCTTGGACACGATAAACCAAATTGGGGCAACTGAAGTGCCTATTGTAACTGCCCTTAACAAGATTGATTTAATTGACGAAAACGAATTGAACGCAAAAATTGAACGGATAAAAGACAAGGCAACAAACATTGTTCCAATTTCTGCAGATAAAAAGATTAACATAGAAAAATTAAAAGAAGAATTAACAAAATTCCTTGAAGTGTTTGTTGAAGCTTCCTTTTCTGTGAAAATCAGTAACGAGTCCATGTCCTTGGTTTCAGAACTTTACAAGCGGGCTCATGTGCAAAACATAAACTACGATGGTCAAACAGTGAAAGGTGTTTTTCGTGCAATTCCATGGCTTGCTGACCGAATTAAAGGGCGCATAGAGAACCTTGGAGGCGTTTATAGCACTGAATCCAAAAGTTAATGACGTGCATGCTCCTCAAAATGTTGCTATTTTACGTTGGGGTCATCGACATCGTGACCAAAGGTTAACTTCTCATGTGGCTTTAACCGCTCGGGCTTTGGGTGCATCTGGTTTTATTATGGCAGATGTTTCGGACCAAAAAGTGAAAGAAACAGTTGAAAAAGTTGTGGAAGCATGGGGTGGCGATTTTTATTTTAAGATGGACCAACCATGGAAGAAAGTTGTTAAAGATTGGCGGGCTAACAATGGGGTTGCTGTCCATCTTACTGCATACGGAGAAAACATTCAAACAAGCGATGTAATGCAACGAATCCGAGAAACAAAAAAAGACGTGCTGGTTATTGTGGGCAGCCAAAAAGTGCCTGGAAACTTTTTTTCAGAAGCTGTTTCTGATTTTAACGTTGCTGTGGGAAATCAGCCCCATTCTGAGGCTTCAAGTTTGGCGGTGTTTCTTGACCGTTTTTTTGAAGGAAAAAGCTTGTCTGAAGATTTTATTCAGAACAAGAAAAAGAAAATTGTTCCTCAAGCCAGAGGGAAACGTGTTGTTGAAGTTTAGGTCAAGTAACGATTTGGTAACAGATTTAAGCCTTGTTATTGCTTAGTATAAGGTTGGAGTCTAAGGCTTAATGTTAACTTTCGTAGACGATAAAACTTTGCAAAGGGTTGCTGAAGCTTTCGGTGGCGAAGATGCTGTTCAGATTATCAATGCATTAAAAGGTGTAAATGAAACTACAGATGATGAAATAGCAGCCCAAACAGAAATACGGCTTAATACTGTCCGCAAAATTCTCTACAAGCTTTACGACCACTCTTTAGTGGGTCTAAGACGGTCGCGTGACAAAACCACAGGATGGTTTATTTTTCACTGGAGACTTCAACTTGACCAACTTGCTGGATTTATTTTGAACCAGAAGCGTCGTGTTTTAGAAAAACTTGAGACAAGACTTGAATATGAAAATGCCCACGATTTTTATTCGTGTTCCACAGAAGGATGTAAACGCATCCCCTTTGAAGAAGCAATGGAACTCGTTTTTCGCTGTCCCACATGTAACAAACTTTTGATGCATTTTGATAATACGGAACTAAAGAGTTGTTTAGAAGACCATATCAAGAACCTAAGGAAGGAATTAGGTGAATGATAACCTGCTTTCACCGCAGATGGCGTTGAAGCTTCTTTTTGATGTTGGATGTTCTGAAAGGGTTGTTTCTCACTGTAAGGCGGTTTCTGCTCTTGCAGTGAAGTTTGCCAAAATTTGTGAAAGCAAAGGAATACTTGTTGACACTAACTTAGTTGAAGTTGGTGGGCTTCTTCATGATATTGGGCGCTCAAAAACCCATGACGTAACCCATGCTGTCATTGGGGTTGAAATTGCGAAATCTTTGAATTTTCCTGAATCTGTAATTTCCATTATTGAACATCACATCGGCGGCGGAATAGGGGCACAAGAAGCAAAAAATCTTGGTTTGCCTGTAAAAGATTATTTTCCAGTGACTTTGGAAGAAAAACTTGTAGCCTATGCTGACAAACTGATTTCTGGTTCTGAAATTGTGCCCATAGAACATGCAATAAACCAGTTTTCGGAAAAACTTGGGGCAAATCACCCTGCAATAAATCATGTTATAAAGCTTCACGAAGAAATCTCTCCTTTGGTAAGTGAACTGGATGCCCACAATAACTCTTCTTGACAAATTTTATGGTTCAAATTCTGCAACAATTTTTCAAGATCTCTATTCCAGTTTAGTTGAAGGTCTTGAAGTTCAGTTACAGTTTAGGGGTAAAACAGACCGCGGTTGGATACAAGTCGACATTTCAGGAAATGATACACCAATAGCTCTGAATTTGTTTGAGCAAGAAATTGGGTTAGCGCCCTGTTTTTTCGATGAACTGCATAAGTTTTCTGTTGTTAAAGGCAGAATTTTTTCTTCAAACAAAAAAAGTGATGAACTGCACGTGGATTTGGGGATTGTTTCGCCTAAACCTTGTGATGCAATAATTTCTGAAACTGATTTGTGGGCTCAATTAGCTGACGGGAAACAGATTCCATTTCAGGAATTGGTTAAACTTTTCTGTTTGTATAATAATGTTCCCGTTGAAGTCAAACTTACAGAAAATGTGAATCCGAACCGTTCAACTGTTAAAGCGGTTTTGTCTGATAAGCAGGTTTCTTTGTTTCATGATTGGGTTGGTTCCCGTTTTGATAGATTGGTTATTC
This window harbors:
- a CDS encoding transcription factor, yielding MLTFVDDKTLQRVAEAFGGEDAVQIINALKGVNETTDDEIAAQTEIRLNTVRKILYKLYDHSLVGLRRSRDKTTGWFIFHWRLQLDQLAGFILNQKRRVLEKLETRLEYENAHDFYSCSTEGCKRIPFEEAMELVFRCPTCNKLLMHFDNTELKSCLEDHIKNLRKELGE
- a CDS encoding DUF2110 family protein — encoded protein: MPTITLLDKFYGSNSATIFQDLYSSLVEGLEVQLQFRGKTDRGWIQVDISGNDTPIALNLFEQEIGLAPCFFDELHKFSVVKGRIFSSNKKSDELHVDLGIVSPKPCDAIISETDLWAQLADGKQIPFQELVKLFCLYNNVPVEVKLTENVNPNRSTVKAVLSDKQVSLFHDWVGSRFDRLVILGSHFSKVEQVIQWSRHARDIIKIESLGVLEQVVLCKLGTDAVGLIPKIGRYIKSAVLVPFSPKKIIQKIGNQPFDE
- a CDS encoding TIGR00295 family protein; translation: MALKLLFDVGCSERVVSHCKAVSALAVKFAKICESKGILVDTNLVEVGGLLHDIGRSKTHDVTHAVIGVEIAKSLNFPESVISIIEHHIGGGIGAQEAKNLGLPVKDYFPVTLEEKLVAYADKLISGSEIVPIEHAINQFSEKLGANHPAINHVIKLHEEISPLVSELDAHNNSS
- a CDS encoding tRNA (cytidine(56)-2'-O)-methyltransferase (catalyzes the S-adenosyl-methionine-dependent 2'-O-ribose methylation of C56 in tRNA transcripts) translates to MHAPQNVAILRWGHRHRDQRLTSHVALTARALGASGFIMADVSDQKVKETVEKVVEAWGGDFYFKMDQPWKKVVKDWRANNGVAVHLTAYGENIQTSDVMQRIRETKKDVLVIVGSQKVPGNFFSEAVSDFNVAVGNQPHSEASSLAVFLDRFFEGKSLSEDFIQNKKKKIVPQARGKRVVEV
- the hflX gene encoding GTPase HflX — its product is MNVILVQRRLANEPSSLDELKGLAKAAGYVTVGSMEQVRKRDPKYQIGRGKTKELVELVEKTGAKKIIFDNNLSPFQSYNLAALTGLEVIDRFQLILEIFLIRASTYEAELQVQLASLRYELSRAKERIKLGKMDEQPGFMGLGKYEVDVYYERVKYQIGFINEKLKKKQEERQLHRIRRNDLGFSIISLAGYTNAGKSSLFNLLTEETVEVDNALFTTLSTTTRAVEFSKRKVLLTDTVGFIDRLPLKLVKAFHSTLEEMVFSDIIILVLDMSESPETIEKKLSCSLDTINQIGATEVPIVTALNKIDLIDENELNAKIERIKDKATNIVPISADKKINIEKLKEELTKFLEVFVEASFSVKISNESMSLVSELYKRAHVQNINYDGQTVKGVFRAIPWLADRIKGRIENLGGVYSTESKS